The Mycolicibacterium mageritense genome contains a region encoding:
- a CDS encoding aldehyde dehydrogenase family protein, with amino-acid sequence MGSIGLGADGAARRLVAQRRAFLGDGPPSAGLRRNRIDRLLAMVLDNAEEFVAATAADYGSRSRSAALFAEILGMISVIEHTRSNVPQWMRSTRLMRAARLFGLHAEVVPSPLGVVGIIGPWNFPVQLTVLPAAAAFAAGNRVMIKMSEVTPNTAELMAATAPRYFDALELHVVTGAADVAAEFAALPFDHLFFTGSPAVGALVQQAAARNLVPVTLELGGKNPAVVAPDADVTRAAARIAQARMVNGGQVCVCPDYVFVPDTKVDEFVAAARRTWRALFPTIIDNGDYCSSVNQANFDRVVGLIADARGHGARIDVVIPHGETLPDPGTRKIAPTIVRDVDDRMRIAEEEVFGPVLVVRGYAALADTIDYINARPAPLVAYWFGSDGADFRHFVARTRSGGVARNDFAAHMIPSSAPFGGVGRSGMGAYHGKAGFDAFSHHRTVVGTDLPFSVTAQAARPFSGPMRVGADLALRRARRRTSARLKRFR; translated from the coding sequence ATCGGATCCATCGGGCTCGGCGCGGACGGTGCCGCCCGGCGCCTGGTCGCGCAGCGCCGGGCGTTCCTCGGCGACGGACCGCCGAGTGCCGGTCTGCGCCGCAACCGCATCGACCGGCTGTTGGCGATGGTCCTCGACAACGCCGAGGAATTCGTCGCGGCCACCGCGGCCGACTACGGTTCCCGATCGCGCTCGGCGGCTCTCTTCGCCGAGATCCTCGGCATGATCTCGGTCATCGAGCACACCAGATCGAACGTGCCGCAATGGATGCGCTCCACCAGACTGATGCGTGCGGCCCGGCTGTTCGGGCTGCACGCCGAGGTGGTGCCGTCACCGCTCGGCGTGGTCGGCATCATCGGGCCGTGGAACTTTCCGGTCCAGCTCACGGTTTTGCCCGCTGCGGCCGCATTCGCCGCGGGTAACCGGGTGATGATCAAGATGTCGGAGGTCACGCCGAACACGGCCGAACTGATGGCGGCGACCGCGCCGCGGTATTTCGACGCGCTCGAACTGCACGTGGTCACCGGTGCGGCCGACGTCGCCGCCGAGTTCGCCGCATTGCCCTTCGACCACCTGTTCTTCACGGGATCGCCGGCCGTGGGCGCTCTGGTGCAGCAGGCCGCGGCGCGAAACCTCGTTCCGGTCACCTTGGAGCTGGGCGGAAAGAATCCGGCGGTGGTCGCTCCCGATGCCGACGTGACGCGCGCGGCGGCCCGGATTGCCCAGGCGCGCATGGTAAACGGTGGTCAGGTGTGCGTCTGTCCCGACTATGTGTTCGTCCCCGACACCAAGGTCGACGAGTTCGTCGCGGCGGCGCGCCGGACCTGGCGGGCGCTGTTCCCGACCATCATCGACAACGGCGACTACTGCTCGTCGGTCAACCAGGCGAACTTCGACCGGGTGGTCGGCCTGATCGCCGATGCGCGCGGCCACGGTGCCCGGATCGATGTGGTCATCCCCCACGGGGAGACCCTTCCCGACCCGGGCACGCGCAAGATCGCGCCGACCATCGTGCGCGACGTCGACGACCGAATGCGCATCGCCGAGGAAGAGGTCTTCGGACCGGTGCTGGTGGTCCGCGGCTACGCTGCGCTGGCCGACACCATCGACTACATCAACGCCAGGCCGGCACCGTTGGTGGCGTACTGGTTCGGCTCGGACGGTGCCGACTTCCGGCACTTCGTCGCCCGCACCCGCAGCGGTGGTGTCGCCCGCAACGACTTTGCCGCCCACATGATCCCGTCGTCGGCACCGTTCGGGGGAGTGGGGCGCAGCGGGATGGGGGCCTATCACGGCAAAGCGGGGTTCGACGCGTTCAGCCATCACCGCACCGTGGTGGGTACGGACCTGCCGTTCAGCGTCACCGCGCAGGCAGCGCGGCCGTTCTCCGGCCCGATGCGGGTCGGTGCCGACCTCGCGCTGCGGCGTGCCCGGCGCCGAACGTCCGCTCGGCTCAAGAGGTTCCGCTGA
- a CDS encoding acyl-CoA synthetase — MLFTVPAVAGAVASAIPDRALIIQGDRRYSYGEIITRSNRLAAYLHSRGLGARTEREGLAGHEVGQDLLGVYAYNGPEYVESMLGSFRARVAPFNVNYRYVNTELQYLLADAGATALVYHAAFAPRVAEILPDLPSLRVLIQISDDSGNDLLYGAVDYEKIVGVDVPAPPVEPCGDDLYVLYTGGTTGMPKGVLWRQHDIFMTAFGGRNMVTGEHAGSVDDIVARAVENPGTKLMILPPLIHGAAQWAAMTAITTGQTVVFPRVVDRFDADDVVRTIEREQILVATVVGDAMARPLVAAIRSGIADVSSLSVVANGGAQLTPHVKQQLIDAKPDLIVVDGVGSSETGAQMSHMSAPGAVSTGVFNAGPDTCVVAEDMTAVLAPGHDGLGWLAQRGFVPLGYKGDAAKTAATFPVIDGVRYAVPGDRARHLDANTIELLGRDSVTINSGGEKIFAEEVEAAIASHPAVRDVVVAGRPSERWGQEVVAIVALAEGTSADADELIRHAQQTIARYKLPKAVVFRPAIERSPAGKADYRWAREQAVSGTS; from the coding sequence ATGCTGTTCACCGTCCCTGCCGTCGCGGGCGCTGTCGCCTCCGCCATTCCCGACCGTGCCCTGATCATCCAGGGCGACCGCCGCTACAGCTACGGCGAGATCATCACCCGGTCGAATCGCCTGGCCGCATACCTGCATTCACGGGGCCTCGGCGCACGGACCGAGCGCGAGGGTCTGGCCGGACATGAGGTGGGTCAGGATCTGCTCGGCGTGTACGCCTACAACGGTCCGGAATACGTCGAATCGATGCTCGGCTCCTTCCGGGCGCGGGTGGCCCCCTTCAACGTGAACTACCGCTACGTCAACACCGAACTGCAGTACTTACTTGCCGATGCGGGGGCCACCGCCCTGGTCTACCACGCGGCCTTCGCCCCGCGGGTGGCGGAGATCCTGCCCGACCTGCCCTCGTTGCGGGTGCTCATCCAGATCTCCGACGACTCCGGCAACGATCTGCTGTACGGCGCAGTCGATTACGAGAAGATCGTGGGTGTCGACGTGCCTGCGCCGCCCGTCGAACCGTGCGGCGACGACCTCTATGTGCTCTACACCGGCGGCACCACCGGGATGCCCAAGGGCGTGCTGTGGCGCCAGCACGACATCTTCATGACCGCATTCGGTGGCCGCAACATGGTGACGGGTGAGCACGCCGGTTCGGTCGACGACATCGTCGCGCGGGCGGTCGAGAACCCCGGCACCAAGCTGATGATCCTGCCTCCCCTGATCCACGGTGCCGCACAGTGGGCGGCCATGACCGCGATCACCACGGGTCAGACCGTGGTGTTCCCGCGCGTGGTCGACCGGTTCGATGCCGACGACGTCGTGCGCACCATCGAACGCGAGCAGATCCTGGTGGCCACGGTCGTGGGCGATGCGATGGCTCGGCCGCTGGTCGCCGCGATCCGCAGCGGCATCGCGGACGTCTCGTCGCTTTCGGTTGTCGCCAACGGCGGTGCGCAGCTCACGCCCCACGTCAAGCAGCAGCTGATCGATGCCAAACCCGATCTGATCGTCGTCGACGGGGTCGGCTCGTCGGAGACCGGCGCGCAGATGAGTCACATGTCGGCACCCGGAGCGGTATCGACCGGCGTGTTCAACGCCGGGCCCGACACGTGTGTGGTGGCAGAGGACATGACTGCCGTGCTGGCACCCGGGCACGACGGCCTGGGGTGGCTCGCGCAGCGGGGGTTCGTGCCGCTCGGCTACAAGGGCGACGCCGCCAAGACCGCGGCGACGTTCCCGGTGATCGACGGGGTGCGCTACGCCGTGCCCGGTGACCGCGCGCGTCATCTCGACGCGAACACCATCGAACTGCTCGGGCGTGACTCGGTGACCATCAACTCCGGTGGGGAGAAGATCTTCGCCGAGGAAGTGGAGGCCGCGATCGCGTCGCATCCGGCGGTACGCGACGTGGTGGTGGCGGGCCGGCCGAGTGAGCGCTGGGGCCAGGAGGTCGTGGCGATCGTCGCACTCGCGGAGGGCACTTCCGCGGACGCCGACGAGCTCATCCGGCATGCTCAGCAGACCATAGCCCGCTACAAGCTGCCGAAAGCCGTGGTGTTCCGGCCGGCGATCGAACGAAGCCCGGCAGGCAAGGCCGATTACCGCTGGGCCCGCGAGCAGGCCGTCAGCGGAACCTCTTGA
- a CDS encoding aromatic ring-hydroxylating oxygenase subunit alpha — protein MLVPFTWKVTGWFMIGWSAEFQIGDVKALRYFGEDLAAYRDEAGRLHILEAHCKHLGAHIGHGGKVVDDCIECPFHGWRWAPDGTNRYIPYQPDRPNRGLRLRSYPVREQYGCIFMWHQPDGKEPQWELPDIFHKFPQFETDPNAYYRPYPEFSSRADAIPVHPQIVAENGPDSSHFRYVHGATVTPVCLHWEHEGEEWRFLTGWPDARSDDPDQMALRIHSHFSGLGFAMSAFEGSSNHRLIFACTPVDDEVSDMFYSIWWPKLSGEKSDIPPAQVRAQVEKQFLKTVWEDCEIWRHQKYIEHPPLAKIDAKPYMAMRSWAKQFYEVSPA, from the coding sequence ATGTTGGTGCCGTTCACCTGGAAGGTCACCGGCTGGTTCATGATCGGCTGGTCAGCCGAGTTTCAGATCGGTGATGTCAAGGCGCTGAGGTATTTCGGCGAGGATCTGGCCGCCTATCGTGACGAGGCCGGTCGGCTGCACATCCTGGAGGCGCACTGCAAACATCTCGGTGCGCACATCGGCCACGGCGGCAAGGTCGTCGACGACTGCATCGAATGCCCGTTCCACGGCTGGCGCTGGGCGCCGGACGGCACCAACCGCTACATCCCCTACCAACCGGACCGGCCCAACCGCGGGCTGCGGCTGCGCTCATACCCGGTCAGGGAGCAGTACGGGTGCATCTTCATGTGGCACCAACCCGACGGCAAAGAGCCGCAATGGGAGCTGCCCGACATCTTCCACAAATTCCCGCAGTTCGAGACCGACCCGAATGCCTACTATCGGCCGTATCCGGAGTTCTCCAGCCGCGCCGACGCCATCCCCGTGCACCCGCAGATCGTGGCCGAAAATGGCCCGGACAGTTCACATTTCCGGTACGTGCACGGCGCAACGGTGACGCCGGTGTGCCTGCACTGGGAACACGAAGGCGAGGAATGGCGGTTCCTCACCGGTTGGCCCGATGCCCGCAGCGACGATCCCGACCAGATGGCCCTGCGCATCCACAGCCATTTCTCGGGCCTCGGATTTGCCATGAGCGCGTTCGAGGGATCCTCGAACCACCGCCTGATCTTCGCCTGCACACCGGTCGACGACGAGGTGTCGGACATGTTCTATTCGATCTGGTGGCCCAAACTCTCGGGCGAGAAGTCCGACATCCCACCCGCGCAGGTGCGCGCGCAGGTCGAGAAGCAGTTCCTCAAGACGGTGTGGGAGGACTGCGAGATCTGGCGCCATCAGAAGTACATCGAACATCCGCCCCTGGCCAAGATCGACGCGAAACCCTATATGGCGATGCGCAGCTGGGCGAAGCAGTTCTACGAGGTGTCTCCTGCGTAA
- a CDS encoding nuclear transport factor 2 family protein, with protein sequence MSDDIEAIKQLKARYCRFLDTKDIDAWRTLFAENLVVTLDMAVSTGGADPQTAPPLHGFEQFFPVVWGGVEHAATVHHCHTPEIALTSVDTATGIWAMEDMLFFPDGSELHGAGHYHETYEKKDGAWQIASLHLTRTLLKFKPA encoded by the coding sequence ATGTCCGACGACATCGAGGCGATCAAACAACTCAAGGCGCGCTACTGCCGGTTCCTCGACACCAAGGACATCGATGCGTGGCGGACGCTGTTCGCCGAGAACCTCGTGGTGACGCTCGACATGGCCGTGTCGACGGGCGGTGCCGATCCGCAGACCGCGCCGCCGCTGCACGGGTTCGAGCAGTTCTTCCCCGTGGTGTGGGGCGGTGTCGAACATGCGGCAACGGTGCATCACTGTCACACGCCCGAGATCGCGCTGACCTCCGTGGACACCGCAACCGGCATCTGGGCGATGGAGGACATGCTGTTCTTCCCCGATGGCAGCGAGCTGCATGGCGCCGGCCACTATCACGAAACATACGAAAAGAAGGACGGCGCATGGCAGATCGCCAGCCTGCACCTCACCCGCACTTTGCTGAAGTTCAAGCCCGCATAG
- a CDS encoding TIGR03857 family LLM class F420-dependent oxidoreductase — protein MTAPVLDELGYYLLAGAGGEGPATLMDEARRGEELGFGTAFISERWNVKEASSLVGAACAVTSRIQIATAATNHNTRHPLITGSWATTMHRLSGGRFTLGIGRGVAAMYQAFGVPAVTTAQMEDFAQVMRKLWHGEVIFGHDGPIGKYQVLFLDPDFDEHIRLAIVAFGPQTLALGGREFDDVILHTYFTPETLQRAVKTVKDAAERAGRDPDSVRVWSCFATVGDHLPEELRLKKTVARLATYLQGYGDLMVRTNNWDPAVLQRFREDAVVTSIPGGIDHKATAEQIEHIATLIPDEWLEPSATGSAQQCVARIRNEFDYGADAVILHGATPDELEPIVAEYRATGNPAES, from the coding sequence ATGACAGCACCGGTGCTCGACGAACTCGGCTATTACCTGCTGGCAGGCGCCGGAGGTGAGGGCCCGGCGACGCTCATGGACGAGGCGCGCCGTGGTGAAGAGCTCGGTTTCGGCACGGCGTTCATCTCCGAGCGGTGGAACGTCAAGGAAGCGTCGTCACTGGTCGGCGCCGCATGTGCGGTGACCAGCCGTATACAGATCGCCACTGCGGCAACCAATCACAACACCCGCCACCCACTGATCACCGGATCGTGGGCCACCACGATGCACCGGCTCTCCGGCGGCCGGTTCACACTGGGCATCGGCCGCGGTGTGGCTGCCATGTATCAGGCGTTCGGGGTGCCCGCCGTGACCACCGCGCAAATGGAGGATTTCGCGCAGGTCATGCGCAAGCTGTGGCACGGCGAGGTGATCTTCGGCCACGACGGACCCATCGGCAAATATCAGGTGCTGTTCCTCGACCCGGATTTCGACGAGCACATCCGGTTGGCGATCGTCGCGTTCGGTCCGCAGACCCTCGCGCTGGGCGGCCGGGAATTCGACGACGTCATCCTGCACACCTACTTCACGCCGGAGACGCTGCAACGTGCGGTCAAGACCGTCAAAGACGCCGCGGAGCGGGCCGGCCGCGACCCCGACAGCGTGCGGGTGTGGTCATGTTTCGCGACCGTCGGCGACCACCTGCCGGAGGAGTTGCGGCTCAAGAAGACCGTCGCCCGCCTCGCCACCTACCTGCAGGGCTATGGCGACCTCATGGTGCGCACCAACAACTGGGATCCTGCGGTGCTGCAACGATTCCGGGAAGATGCCGTCGTCACGTCAATCCCCGGAGGCATCGACCACAAGGCCACGGCCGAGCAGATCGAGCACATCGCGACGCTCATCCCCGACGAGTGGCTCGAGCCGTCCGCCACGGGGTCGGCGCAACAGTGCGTGGCGCGCATCCGCAACGAATTCGATTACGGCGCCGACGCGGTGATCCTGCACGGGGCCACGCCCGACGAACTCGAACCGATCGTCGCCGAATACCGGGCTACCGGGAACCCAGCGGAATCCTGA
- a CDS encoding PAS domain-containing protein, whose translation MRWGVLVATAFVLGETILVFQLKRVAPENAFGAIFLLGVLVVSAGWSFPLAVATSVVSALVYVYFHLEGADSLAPALFVFLPLALLANVLAGQARLRAAESEQRRREADLSAELARLMLGAGDLPHALDRAGRRIAGVLDVPEVTLALGAVDADRDHTAIPLHDAGDRIGTLLVPSEVPRDSRHRWNRMIPSLEALLIAAMDREKITAELAASRHELERFFIVASELLYISDRTTLTRINPAFTRTLGYSPDELVSRPFIDLVHPDDREHTATVLDELCTVDGEAQFENRCIRRDGEPRWFQWSVVSDNGMLFGAGRDITQQRHEQERLREAQRQIEASHNKVSALAEQQTALRRVATMVARGAPPAEVYPLAVSELSKGLGVTHVTLVRFEADAACVVVAALDTESPEHLRVGERLALDGDSISARIRDGGGPTRLDSYDGIDGEIAARLRGLGLRSGVGAPITVDGRVWGALLVGTSREHPLSAETTPRIGDFADLVSTAIFNAESRAEITASRARIVAAADQARRGFERDLHDGAQQRIVSLGLELRAVQAAIPQEQSAVHEQMSHIVDGLAGLYTDLQELSRGLHPAILSKGGLGPALKTLARRASVPVVLDLGVDRRLPESVEVAAYYVVAEALTNAAKHASPTEVTVEAVATEDTLGVIVTDDGVGGAISGAGSGLIGLKDRVEALSGRLEVSSPPGVGTTLTVRIPLGSR comes from the coding sequence AGTTTTCCACTGGCCGTGGCGACCTCGGTGGTCAGCGCGCTGGTTTACGTCTACTTCCATCTCGAGGGCGCCGACAGCCTCGCGCCGGCACTGTTCGTCTTTCTGCCGTTGGCGCTGCTGGCCAACGTGCTCGCGGGGCAGGCGCGATTGCGGGCCGCGGAGTCTGAGCAGCGACGTCGCGAAGCGGACCTGTCGGCCGAACTGGCCAGGCTCATGCTGGGCGCCGGAGATCTGCCCCACGCCCTCGACCGTGCCGGCCGGCGCATAGCCGGCGTGCTCGACGTACCAGAGGTCACTCTCGCGCTCGGCGCGGTCGATGCGGACCGCGATCACACCGCGATTCCCCTTCACGACGCCGGCGACCGGATCGGCACCCTGCTGGTGCCCAGCGAGGTTCCGCGTGACTCTCGGCACCGGTGGAACCGCATGATCCCGTCATTGGAGGCGTTGCTCATCGCGGCCATGGATCGTGAAAAGATCACCGCGGAACTGGCGGCCAGCCGCCATGAGCTGGAACGGTTCTTCATCGTCGCGTCCGAGCTGCTCTACATCAGCGATCGCACAACCTTGACCCGCATCAACCCGGCCTTCACCCGCACCCTGGGGTATTCGCCTGACGAGCTGGTGTCCCGCCCGTTCATCGATCTGGTGCACCCTGACGACCGAGAGCACACCGCGACGGTGCTCGACGAACTGTGCACCGTCGACGGTGAGGCCCAGTTCGAGAACCGCTGCATCCGGCGCGACGGCGAACCGCGCTGGTTTCAGTGGAGCGTGGTCTCCGACAACGGGATGTTGTTCGGCGCGGGCCGGGACATCACCCAGCAACGGCATGAACAGGAACGGTTGCGCGAGGCCCAGCGCCAGATCGAAGCCAGCCACAACAAGGTCAGCGCCCTGGCCGAACAGCAGACCGCGTTGCGCCGGGTGGCCACGATGGTGGCTCGTGGCGCCCCGCCCGCCGAGGTGTATCCGCTTGCCGTGAGCGAGCTGTCGAAGGGACTTGGCGTGACCCATGTGACGCTGGTGAGGTTCGAGGCCGACGCTGCGTGTGTGGTGGTCGCCGCGCTCGACACCGAGTCGCCCGAACACCTGCGGGTCGGAGAGCGGCTGGCACTCGACGGTGACAGCATCTCGGCGCGGATCCGCGACGGCGGCGGACCGACCCGGCTCGATTCGTACGACGGCATCGACGGCGAGATCGCAGCGCGGCTGCGCGGATTGGGCCTGCGATCGGGTGTCGGTGCACCGATCACCGTAGACGGACGCGTGTGGGGCGCGTTGCTGGTCGGCACGTCGCGCGAACACCCGTTGTCAGCCGAGACCACGCCCCGGATAGGGGATTTCGCCGATTTGGTGAGTACCGCGATTTTCAACGCAGAGTCGCGGGCGGAGATCACCGCGTCGCGCGCACGTATCGTCGCGGCCGCCGATCAGGCCCGTCGCGGATTCGAGCGGGATCTACACGATGGGGCACAACAGCGGATCGTCTCGCTGGGGCTTGAGCTCAGGGCTGTGCAGGCCGCGATTCCGCAAGAGCAATCCGCTGTGCACGAGCAGATGTCGCATATCGTGGACGGGCTCGCGGGTCTCTACACCGATCTGCAGGAGCTGTCCCGCGGGCTTCATCCCGCGATCCTGTCCAAGGGCGGGTTGGGCCCCGCGCTCAAGACCTTGGCGCGGCGCGCCTCGGTACCGGTCGTGCTCGATCTCGGCGTCGACCGCAGGTTACCGGAATCCGTCGAGGTCGCTGCGTATTACGTGGTGGCCGAGGCGCTGACGAATGCGGCCAAGCACGCGTCACCCACCGAGGTGACCGTCGAGGCCGTCGCCACCGAGGACACGCTCGGCGTCATCGTCACCGACGACGGTGTCGGAGGCGCGATTTCGGGCGCCGGCTCGGGGCTGATCGGGCTCAAGGACCGCGTCGAGGCGCTGTCCGGTCGGCTGGAGGTCAGCAGTCCGCCCGGCGTGGGCACCACCTTGACGGTCAGGATTCCGCTGGGTTCCCGGTAG